The segment GTGAACCCTCATCTCGCGTCGTAGCACCCGATGCTGCGCAGTGCGCGCAACCGCAGCAGATCGTGTGTGTCACCGTCGCCGGCGAGAGAAAAACGTTCCACGCAACGCAGAAAGTCCGCGCGTTTTTGGAAGCACTTTCCTTTTTGACAAAACTAAGATGGCCCTCAGTCGTTCAGCAGTCGTGGTCGCCGGACACGCAGCGCCGCTGCAGCCGGTCTACAACACTCACAAGCCGCACGGGCAATCATGAACACCATGCTTGAACTCTCCGCCGCCCTCCTTCGCCTCGCCACCCCGCGCCTGCGCCATGCCGCGCCCGCGCGGGATCGCACGCCGTAACCCACACCCGCGACAACACGCACCGTCACGCACGCATGCGGCCGGTCCACACCGGCCCCCGCGTTTTCCGCGCCGTGCAACACACGGCCCCCTGCCCGCCCACGGCGACGCCGCCCGTCGCCGCGGACGCGCACACCCTGAATTTTTCGACGACCACCCAGGAGACAACCATGAAGCGCCTCGCCCCGACATTCAAGTTCAAGCAAGGTTTCGCCGCCGCGCTGCTGTGCGTCGTCGCCGCGACGTCGCACGCGGCCGACCTGCTCGACACCGTCAAGCAGGCCGGCGTGCTGAAGATCGCGCTCGAAGGCACCTACCCGCCGTTCGACTACCGCAACGCCGACGGCCAGCTCGAAGGGTTCGACGTCGACGTCGCGAAGGCGGTCGCCGCGCGCCTCGGCGTGAAGCCGCAGTTCGTCACGACCGAATGGAGCGGCATCCTCGCCGGGCTGCAGGCCGGCAAGTTCGACGTGATCGTCAACCAGGTCGCGATCACGCCGGCGCGCAGGCAGGCGCTCGATTTCAGCCAGCCGTACGTGTATTCGTCCGCGCAACTGCTGCAGCGGCAGAACGACACGCGCGCGTTCAAGTCGCTCGACGAGCTGAAGGGCAGGAAGGTCGGCGTGACGATGGGCAGCAACTACGTCGACCTCGTGAAGACGGTTCCCGCGATCGACCTGCAGGTGTATCCCGGCACGCCGGAGAACCTGCGCGACCTCGCCGCCGGCCGCATCGACGCGGCGGTCAACGACCGGCTGATGCTCGGCTACCTGATCAGGAACTCGCACCTGCCGCTGCGCCCCGGCTCCGTGCTCGCAGGCGGCGAGGACCAGATGGGCATCCCGTTCCGCAAGGGCAACCCGAAGTTCGCGAAGGCGCTCGACGATGCGCTCGCGTCGCTGCGGCAGGACGGCACGCTGAAGAAGCTTTCGATGCAGTGGTTCGGCGCCGATACGACGAAACCCGCCATGCAATGACGCAGCCCCACCGGCACGCGCCGCGCGCATGGTCGCGCGACGCGTGCGGCCAACACTCAGGAGACACGTGATGGAAGCACTCGACCTGGTCGTCCACACCCTGCCCGCGATGGCAAAAGGCGCGGCCCTTACCCTGAAGTTCGCGGTGGCGTCGATGGCGCTCGGCCTGCTCGCGGGGCTTGCGATCGCGGTGCTGCGCATCGGCAGCAACCGGCTCGCGGCCGGCCTCGCGCAGGGCTACGTGAGCGTGATGCGCGGCACGCCGCTGCTCGTGCAGATGTTCGTCGTCTATTACGGGCTGCCCGACCTCGGCATCACGCTCGATCCGACGTCGGCCGGCATCTTCACGCTGACGCTCAACGCGGCCGCGTACCTGTCGGAGAGCATGCGCGGCGCGATCCTCGGCATCGGCCGCGGGCAATGGGCCGCCGCGCACAGCCTCGGCCTCACGCACGTGCAGACGCTGCGCTACGTGATCTGCCCGCAGGCGCTGCGCCTGGCGGTGCCGAGCCTCGGCAACACGCTGATCAGCCTGATCAAGGACACGTCGCTCGTCTCCGTGATCACCGTGACCGAACTGCTGCGCTCGACCCAGGAAGTGATCGCCGCGACGTTCCAGCCGTTGCCGCTCTATCTCGCGGCTGCCGCGATCTACTGGGTGCTGAGCACGCTGCTCACGCGGCTGCAGGTCCGCGTCGAAAGCCGTCTCGCGCTGCCGACCGCGCATTGAGCGCGCGGCTCCTTCTCCAGACCAGAACCACGGACAGAACATGATTACGCTCGACAACGTTTCAAAGTGGTACGGCAAGCATCAGGTGCTCGCCGATTGCAGCGCGGCGGTATCGAAAGGCGAAGTGGTCGTCGTGTGCGGGCCGTCGGGCTCGGGCAAGTCGACGCTGATCAAGACGATCAACGGCCTCGAACCGTTCCAGCAAGGCAGCATCACCGTCGACGGCACGCGGCTCGGCGATCCGGCGGTGAAGCTCGCGCAACTGCGCGCGCGCGTCGGCATGGTGTTCCAGCATTTCGAGCTGTTTCCGCACCTGTCGATCATCGACAACCTGACGCTCGCGCAGATCAAGGTGCTCGGCCGCCGCACGGACGAAGCGACCGACAACGGCGTGACGCTGCTCGAGCGCGTCGGGCTCGGCGCGCACGTGCACAAGTATCCGGGGCAGCTGTCCGGCGGGCAGCAGCAGCGTGTCGCGATCGCCCGGGCGCTGTCGATGAACCCGGTCGCGATGCTGTTCGACGAGCCGACCTCCGCGCTCGACCCCGAGATGATCAACGAGGTGCTCGACGTGATGGTCGAGCTCGCGCGCGACGGCATGACGATGGTGTGCGTCACGCACGAGATGGGGTTCGCCAGGAAGGTCGCGCATCGCGTGATCTTCATGGACCAGGGCGCGGTCGTCGAGGACGCGTCCAGCGACGCGTTCTTCCATGCGCCGCGCTCGGACCGCGCACGCGATTTCCTCGACAAGATCCTGCACTGACCGCATGGCGGCCGCGCCGCCGCGGCGAACCGATCGACCCAATCACAAAAAGGACGACGCCTTGACGACCCTGCATTCGACCGACACCGTACTCGCCCATGAAGGCCGCTCGCACGGCCAGCCCGGTGCGCCCGTGAACCCGCCGGTGTACCGGCAGTCCACGCTGCTGTTCCACGACACCGAGGCGCTCGACACCGTGCGCGGCACGCCGCTCGCGTACGGCCGCCACGGCAGCCCCACCACGCGCGCGCTCGAGAAGGCGCTCGCGCGCCTCGAGGGCGCGCATGCCGCGCTGCTCACGCCG is part of the Burkholderia ubonensis subsp. mesacidophila genome and harbors:
- a CDS encoding transporter substrate-binding domain-containing protein; the encoded protein is MKRLAPTFKFKQGFAAALLCVVAATSHAADLLDTVKQAGVLKIALEGTYPPFDYRNADGQLEGFDVDVAKAVAARLGVKPQFVTTEWSGILAGLQAGKFDVIVNQVAITPARRQALDFSQPYVYSSAQLLQRQNDTRAFKSLDELKGRKVGVTMGSNYVDLVKTVPAIDLQVYPGTPENLRDLAAGRIDAAVNDRLMLGYLIRNSHLPLRPGSVLAGGEDQMGIPFRKGNPKFAKALDDALASLRQDGTLKKLSMQWFGADTTKPAMQ
- a CDS encoding amino acid ABC transporter permease, which translates into the protein MEALDLVVHTLPAMAKGAALTLKFAVASMALGLLAGLAIAVLRIGSNRLAAGLAQGYVSVMRGTPLLVQMFVVYYGLPDLGITLDPTSAGIFTLTLNAAAYLSESMRGAILGIGRGQWAAAHSLGLTHVQTLRYVICPQALRLAVPSLGNTLISLIKDTSLVSVITVTELLRSTQEVIAATFQPLPLYLAAAAIYWVLSTLLTRLQVRVESRLALPTAH
- a CDS encoding amino acid ABC transporter ATP-binding protein, which produces MITLDNVSKWYGKHQVLADCSAAVSKGEVVVVCGPSGSGKSTLIKTINGLEPFQQGSITVDGTRLGDPAVKLAQLRARVGMVFQHFELFPHLSIIDNLTLAQIKVLGRRTDEATDNGVTLLERVGLGAHVHKYPGQLSGGQQQRVAIARALSMNPVAMLFDEPTSALDPEMINEVLDVMVELARDGMTMVCVTHEMGFARKVAHRVIFMDQGAVVEDASSDAFFHAPRSDRARDFLDKILH